In Bactrocera oleae isolate idBacOlea1 chromosome 3, idBacOlea1, whole genome shotgun sequence, a genomic segment contains:
- the Cpr31A gene encoding cuticle protein 19.8, translating to MASKLLSVLSVLTLASSSLAGVATYAYNPYAAYHQLPSAVTTYASPAHQFLYQHAAPAAAVYHHAPVYTKSYLTAAPVVKSIAPAVQIAAPTPVITKTVVAAAPAPIVKQVEIESAPRYDFSYGVHDSLTGDIKSQVESRDGGNVAGSYSVIDADGYKRTVTYTADDVNGFNAVVQREPIVAAKVAAVAAPAVQQVVAAQPVVPVQQQYLQYLPQQQQVLQPAPVAVEQQPAEELAAEPAPIEYPEQEQPELEQQQPEQPQYPQDQHFPPYPQSEGDDSDVVDVRSANNSDNAEASSTANPAVVTEAAKEA from the exons ATGGCAAGCAAA CTCTTGAGCGTCTTATCCGTCTTGACTTTGGCCAGTTCCAGCTTGGCTGGCGTTGCCACCTACGCCTACAACCCTTATGCCGCCTACCATCAGCTGCCCTCCGCCGTGACTACTTATGCTAGCCCCGCCCACCAGTTCCTGTACCAACATGCCGCACCAGCTGCTGCCGTCTACCACCACGCGCCCGTCTACACCAAGTCATACCTAACTGCCGCACCAGTGGTTAAGAGTATCGCTCCAGCTGTACAAATTGCCGCCCCTACACCAGTTATTACCAAGACCGTCGTTGCCGCCGCACCTGCACCCATTGTCAAGCAAGTCGAAATCGAATCCGCGCCACGTTACGATTTCTCTTATGGCGTACATGATTCTTTGACCGGTGACATTAAGAGCCAGGTGGAGAGCCGTGATGGTGGCAATGTTGCCGGTTCTTACAGCGTTATCGATGCTGATGGTTATAAACGTACCGTTACCTACACTGCTGACGATGTGAACGGTTTCAATGCGGTCGTTCAACGTGAACCAATTGTCGCCGCCAaggttgctgctgttgctgcacCAGCTGTGCAACAAGTTGTTGCCGCCCAGCCCGTTGTGCCAGTCCAACAACAATACTTGCAATacttgccacaacaacaacaagttttaCAACCCGCCCCAGTTGCTGTCGAACAACAGCCAGCTGAAGAGCTAGCAGCCGAGCCTGCACCTATCGAATACCCTGAACAAGAACAGCCAGAGCTCGAGCAACAACAACCCGAGCAGCCACAATATCCACAAGATCAACACTTCCCACCCTACCCCCAGTCCGAGGGCGATGACTCCGATGTCGTGGATGTGCGCTCAGCCAACAATAGTGACAATGCTGAAGCATCCAGCACCGCAAATCCAGCGGTTGTGACGGAAGCGGCGAAAGAAGCTTAA
- the Pen gene encoding importin subunit alpha — translation MSKSDTSRLNSYKSNAINSQESRMRRHEVTVELRKSKKEDQLFKRRNINDEDIVSPLKESNSQSPVPMSIDEMVTAMNSQDVERQFSGMQSARKMLSRERNPPIDLMIGHGIVPICIHFLQNHENPLLQFEAAWALTNIASGTSEQTRCVIEQNAVPHFVALLKSKSINLAEQAVWALGNIAGDGAAARDIVIQHNVVEGILGLINCETPLSFLRNIVWLMSNLCRNKNPSPPFEEIKRLLPVLSRLLLGEDSQVLADACWALSYVTDDENLKIQAVVDTGAVTHLVKLLGTDEPSIIVPALRSVGNIVTGTDLQTDAVIAAGGLPRLGVLLQNPKCNIIKEAAWTVSNITAGNPKQIQAVIDAGLFTPIRHVLEKGDFKSQKEAAWAVTNTTTSGTPEQIIDLIEKYQILKPFCDLLDAKDSRTIKVVLMGLGNLFVLAEKLGGTENLCLMVEEMGGLDKLEKLQEHENEEIYKKAFALVDTYFNSGEDAEAELAPQEVNGALEFNAGQSNAPEGGYTF, via the exons ATGAGTAAATCAGATACATCACGTTTAAATTCGTACAAATCGAATGCTATTAACTCACAG GAGTCTCGCATGCGTCGCCATGAAGTTACTGTGGAGTTGCGTAAATCAAAGAAAGAGGATCAACTTTTCAAACGACGCAACATCAACGATGAGGATATTGTATCTCCTCTGAAAGAGAGTAATAGCCAATCGCCAGTGCCAATGAGCATTGACGAAATGGTTACCGCTATGAACAGTCAAGATGTAGAGCGTCAATTCTCAGGCATGCAATCAGCACGTAAAATGCTAAGTCGCGAACGTAATCCGCCTATTGATTTAATGATAGGGCATGGCATTGTTcctatttgcatacattttctACAAAATCACGAGAA TCCTTTACTACAATTTGAAGCTGCTTGGGCGCTTACCAACATCGCTTCTGGCACTTCGGAACAAACACGTTGCGTTATCGAGCAAAATGCTGTGCCACATTTTGTTGCGTTGTTGAAATCTAAGTCCATTAATCTTGCCGAGCAGGCGGTTTGGGCTCTGGGTAATATAGCCGGTGACGGAGCAGCAGCACGTGACATCGTCATACAACATAATGTTGTGGAAGGTATACTTGGTTTAATAAATTGTGAAACACCACTTTCCTTCTTGCGCAACATTGTTTGGTTGATGTCGAATTTGTGCCGCAACAAAAATCCATCACCACCATTTGAAGAGATTAAACGTTTGTTGCCCGTGCTATCGCGATTGCTCTTAGGTGAGGATTCACAAGTGTTAGCTGATGCCTGTTGGGCGCTCTCATATGTGACGGAtgatgaaaatttgaaaatccaGGCGGTCGTCGACACAGGGGCAGTGACGCATCTTGTTAAACTGCTTGGCACTGACGAGCCTTCTATAATTGTGCCAGCACTACGCAGTGTAGGAAATATTGTAACCGGCACTGATCTGCAG ACGGACGCAGTCATTGCTGCTGGCGGTTTACCCCGATTGGGTGTTCTGCTACAAAATCCAAAATGTAATATTATAAAGGAGGCCGCCTGGACGGTTAGTAATATCACAGCCGGAAATCCAAAGCAGATTCAGGCCGTTATCGATGCTG GTCTTTTCACACCCATTCGCCATGTATTGGAGAAGGGCGATTTCAAATCGCAAAAAGAAGCCGCTTGGGCCGTTACAAATACCACAACGAGTGGCACACCTGAACAAATAATCGATCTgattgaaaaatatcaaatattgaaGCCATTCTGTGATTTACTCGACGCCAAGGATTCGCGCACCATTAAGGTGGTACTCATGGGACTCggtaatttgtttgttttggcCGAAAAGTTGGGCGGCACAGAGAATCTTTGCTTGATGGTCGAGGAGATGGGTGGTTTGGATAAACTGGAGAAATTACAAGAGCACGAAAACgaagaaatatacaaaaaggCCTTCGCACTGGTGGATACATACTTCAATAGCGGCGAGGATGCTGAAGCGGAGCTGGCGCCACAGGAGGTTAATGGTGCGCTCGAATTTAATGCGGGCCAATCGAATGCACCCGAAGGTGGTTACACGTTTTAG